DNA sequence from the Malus sylvestris chromosome 10, drMalSylv7.2, whole genome shotgun sequence genome:
GGAGATTTTGAACCTAAGCTCACCAAACACGTAGTAAGCATTTGAGTACCGTAAAACTTATTAGCAATATGGGGAGCAGTCCACTTACTTATAAACACATGCACGGTCTCTTCTCTTATCAATGtaggattcattctcaacatacCCTTTCATGTGTGGTGAATTTCAAGCCTAATATGCGGAGAACGGAACTCAGGTGATGTGGAGCACTTGTGGTCGTTGGACTTTACATATAGGACAACCTACTTTGATATAATAAAGAAGGTTGAGGTTCCATTATAAAACCACTTGGCAAAGGGGAGTAGCCCAACTACTTATTAGACATATGCAAAGTAATGTagaattcattctcaacatatATCACAACTCGCACAATTGTGCTAGCAGCattgaaaaatatcaacaaaattTGTTGATTATGTCCCCTGATGCTTCTActaatattattattgtttatCTGTAAGTGAAATATTATAGATTCAATTTCGACTTTCATAAATTGATCCCAAAATTATTATTGGCTCATTGAGTGATTTAGCATTAACCCCACACcccaatatatataaaataatggttcaatcaaaacaaaataatttttttgggtaTCACCAACCGCTCTTAAAGTCTATAAGTCAAAACTATTTGAGAGAAATATCAGTGTGAAATAGAATATGAGCAAGAGCAACGCAGTCACGAAATTAGGTTAGGATCCAAAGGACAAGCTTGGAATAATCAAGATCTGCAGCGTTGGATTGCGGGGCAAACAATTCAGAAACTTAGCAGAATTTTTAGAATCAATAGCTCTGTCTGTGTGAATCTATAAACCATTCATTACACTTTAAACAAACGCATTGACTTCAGTAACTATATATCGGACATGTCGGTTGATAATATCCAAACAAAAAATGCAGATGGGTGTAGTAGGATTTAGGGCATTTACAATGACTCAGAAGAAAATTGAGGTTCTACCacatatctctactaattaatgaaactttctttatcaatcaaaattttactgtttttattGAAGTATCATCTAAATGTGATATTAAAATACctctaatattaaaaataaaattttaaaaaaccaaaaaaccataaacaaaaaaaaaacctcccactccccccCCACCTTCgatctccctctctcctctcattttctaaaaaacgtgttcatacacacaaagtgtgtagacAAATGCTAGTTGCTTATTAGAAGAACAATCGTTTACATATTCTCGCATATTTCTATATGTGATGTACTCAAGACAAATACATGAACTGCATATATCGTGTGATATGAAGCATATGTGCTTGTTTTCACAAGTGAGCCAACTATGTTCTAATATTATAAAGAAAGTTAAAGTTCTATTAACTAATTGGTAATATAAAAAGCAGCCCTACTTCTTTACAACAACATGAGAAATGCTAGGGAAACTCCCGTTCTCCCGCTATCTCATGTTTTttacacaatgttttataatgttaataCATAAATTGTGCAAAAACATGATCcacttttgagagagtttcCTTAGCATTTATAATCATATAAGGTTTTTAGCTTCCCATTGTAGGGCAACATTTCCTATCTTCACAAATTGAACATTTACGACAACTTTTACAATGTATCCATCGTGCCACAACAAAGCCAGAATAGAGTTAACCACAACTAAAAGTATAAAAGAACTTTCACAATATACGGGATCGTCATCCATATGAATCgaattgtttgtttaaattaaGAAAGGAAGCAAGTTTGAAAATGCCACATTGGACTCGACTAAAACTATTGGGTTATGACCTATAAAGTCAGTGCATGATGCCCAAAAACTCGAGAAAAATTATGGGACACGATAATAAaccattaattaatatttatgaTCGAGTAAATTATAAGTCTGCCACTTTGATGTTCACTTGCTTTATATGCCATATTTAATTTGTACCGAAAAATCCGGTCAAATCTGAAATAGAGGGATCCAAGGTCGGCCATTATACAGTCTAACCAGTGGCCACCACAATCAAGAAGAACGGCATGGCGTTTTGTTAGATGTCGCCCCAAACACAACCTCCCACAACGAGTTTGCTATTGAGATTGAGAATGTGAGCATTCTCACAATGGGGCAGTGATTCCTTctggtaccgtttggtacgtgggacgggatgAAACGGATTAGGACGAGACGTTCTATCCCACGTTTGGTGCTCCTAAAACGGATAGAACACGCTGTTCTACGAGACGAATTTTgagtgaattttcgttccgcctcaCCCCTTGGAACGACTTGTTCCACATccatggaacacaaaattataacctcttcgtcttcttcttctttctccttgtttccatccgatgGCATCTTTGCTCCATCTCCGTTCTGTCTCgttctgtcccgtcccgtctgcatacTAAACGATACATCTAGCCTTGCTCTTTTTCGTATTCACACGAATCGACttgtttgattaatttgatATCATTCGTGTCAACGTGACAATGTCTAATTAACTTGTCCCACATTTTTTACCACCTAAAATCTACATTTTTTACCCCTCGGCATGCAAATTATACACGAGAGGGAATTAGACATTGTAGAGATATAATGGATCAATTTTTAACATTTGGTATTGTTTTTACATATCTTCATTGTAAGATCATTATGTTATCGTTGTATCGTTGATATATGATCAATATATCGTCAttactaaaaataattaaatctacaattaaatttcaaaaactaATCATTCTAGTTAAATATCTTTGAGacctaaaaacaaaaatctcaaacTTTTTTCTCTTTCCCAAAACTTTTTCCCTCGGTAGAAGCCAACTGACATCTTGTAACGTACAATATTCCCTCATAGATCAAGGCTTTAGTCATTCATTGCCGCCACTTTTTGCTTTGGCCCATCCTAGTCTCAGTCTACTCATTTCTTCTTTACGGAATCGTTTTAATTAAGTTGAATAAGTAgtactaaaaatattaaatttgtaaattaaatgatgtatcaTTAATAAGAATAAGTATgtttattaacgtttaaataataaatcaatcattaaCTTTTAtgtcttttagttttcaaaactttttttccaaatttagtctctccAACATTACTATAAGTTCAATATATTCTTCTATTTTAAGTATTTAAACCAAGATTATCCATGCAGCATCGCTAATTAACTCGAAAACCAAGACCTAAAGTGCCATTTAATTACCAAGATAATACAGGGTTTGGTTCAACCCTCCAAGGCCTTGGAAACTTCTACATTTGTCTTGCTGCATGCAAAAGTATTCCAAATATATTGGCCACTCGTTGCTGGGCACGTGACCCTCTGTGCAGCTTGTCCACAATTTCTCCTACATTTGAATATGGGTTGTGTTGAATATCTAGAACatcctatttttacttctcacacatcttttgctaatttctatcatttgatcatcttcaattcatccgatccgaaaacccaaaaggtatgagagaagtaaaaaattatgtgtggatatcacaccccttgaATATTATAGTAATTAGAATGCATTTAAATTCAAACCCACTTATTTAAATCTAAATAAAAACTTATATTTTGGCCAATAAAAACCCTAGTTGGCCTTGCCTGTTAAACATGAGATATCGTTAAACATGAAGTGCATGTTAACGTAATGTTTCCAATTAACTAGTCTTGGGAAAAGGCCTACCAATTACATGTGGTACATTTACACAGAAACGTGAGTTTGGATAGTAATTTAAATAGAAGCATTTAAAAACACTgtatatacacatcaaacaacaATTTTAACTCCAAAACTAAAGAATCTTCGACCTAAGGCCAATTTCAACCCATGGTCTAAAgcctattttttttccttttattctcTTCCCAATTCATTCCAACCCAAGTTCCAATTTGGACTTAAAACCTAAACCAGAAACAGCCCAGGATTTAGCCCCAAAAATGGTGTGGACCCCACCAGTAAGAATGAAAAAATTGATGTGAAGCACAAATGCCCAAACCCACTCTCCGGACGCGCCCAACGCGCTAGGCCCAAAACCAGCGAGATCCCACCCACGTGGGCATGTCCCCCGCATGTCAGTTTTCAAAGATAGCCTAACGGCTAGTTTTTGAGATCCAACGGCCATATTTAGATGGGCCAATGATTGATCCAACAGTCCATgttcaattttttatatttttaaatttatatatttattgaatccaactgCTGAAATAGAATATACTCAAGCggctaaataattaaaaaaaaatatttaactcaaaattcatcaaaatttagtgatttttcaataatttatcgaaatctaaatatttttaagttaaaatgttcataaaattaaattaggatagtgtatataatttaaaaaaaaatttacttaaaagaaaaaattaacctaaatttattctttaataattttggGCTAAAAAAATCAGACCAGAATGATGGAGCAGAAAAGTTGTTTCtaggttaaaacttaaattttatgaactaaaaattttaagttttaggctAAATGTTGAAGATGGTCTAAGAAGTTAAATATTTTCGTCcacaaataacatttttattctttttcttgatGTTTTCCAGTTTTCACATTTCTAAGGTCCATCATATCTCTTTGAAATACCAGCCCAGCCCAATCCTAGCTTGAAATAAATTTACCAAGAAATTCCGCAGGGAATCCTGGCTTAAATTCCTATAAATCTCACTCTCTTGAGCTCCTCACTCCATATCtctagtctctctctctctctctctctctagaaaaaaaaaagactagagaaagaaacaaaacatgGGTTCTCCTGCAGTGTTTGTGCAGCTCTCAGTCCTCCTACTGAGCTGCTTCGCTGTCTTCGGTGATGTAATTACCACTTTACCCGCCATTCCTCCACACCACAGCATTCACTATTCTCATCCAGTAGCTTCCCCAACCCACCCACCGGCACACCCGCCTACACacggccaccaccaccaccacccacacccacacccacacccTCCCACTCACTCTCCGGTCCACCCACCAGCTCACTCTCCCGTCCACCCACCAGCCCACTCTCCGGTTCACCCACCAGCCCACTCTCCGATTCACCCACCAaacccccaccaccaccaccacggcCACCCACCGGCCCACGCTCCCACTCACGTCCCGGTTCAGCCTCCGAGCCACCCTCCAACCCACCATGCACCACCTCCTCACCCTCCGGCTCACAGCCCGGTACACCCACCGGTTCACCCACCTATGTACCCACCTAAGAAACCTTTCCCAAGGAGCTTTGTAGCGGTTCAAGGCGTCGTTTACTGCAAGTCTTGCAACTACTCCGGCGTCGACACCCTTAACGGCGCCAAGCCAGTTCTTGGTAAGTCCATAAATGTGGCTATTTTATAACTATTATTACAGACGTCACATGGTTTGAGTTTACCCATTTTTCTAACAATTtgtttgaattaatttttttcttttgttttcctgGGCAGGTGCTACGGTAAAGCTCCAGTGTAACAACACAAAGTACCCATTGGTTGTGAAAAAAACCACGGATAAGAATGGCTACTTTTTTATCACGGCACCAAAGACCGTCACCACCTTTGGAGCTCACAAGTGCAAGGTGTCGCTCGTCTCAGCACCCTCCACCGCCTGCTCCAAGCCGTCCGATCTGCATGGTGGACTAAGCGGTGCACTCCTGAGGCCTGTGAAGCCATTTGTCTCCCAGAAGCTCCCATTCCTTCTCTACAATGTCGGTCCATTTGCCTTTGAGCCAAAATGTCCtcgttaatttaattaaaagttcAGTAAAGCTTGTCTTAATTAATGGGCTTTGTACTTAAATAGTAAACCTAGATTAATGTGCTATTGTTAGGGTTTCCCCTCGCATGGTTTGAATGAGTGCCTGTTTGGAAATAAGGCTTTGTTATTTGGGTTACAATAATGAATGGTAATTGATCTGGATTTTAGTTTCGTCCATATAATCTTGAAttaattatatgtttaagtgatTTTAGTAAGACGATATTTTAATGTGAACTTGAATTTaaatacaaaaagaagaaaacatcgTGAGGATTTTGGAATTGGATCTTCTCTGAGGCAACAACCCCTAGGGTTTGAATGAGTGCCTGTTTGGAAATAAGGCTTTGTTATTTGGGTTACAATAATGAATGGTAATTGATCTGGATTTTGGTTTCGTCCGTATAATCTTGAATTAATTAtatgttaagtgtttttagtaaGACGATATTTTAATTTGAACTTGAATTTaaatacaaaaagaagaaaacatcgTGAGGATTTTGGAATTGGATCTTTTCTGAGGCAACCCTTAGGGATCCTCTGATCAGTATTAGTGAACCGTTATCCAACAGTTACAAACAAGAggttatttaaaaattataataattgtaactttGTAAGTtctataaaaattataataattgtagctgttggataaaaatttaaaaggtCTATTAACTCCGTTTTTAACCTAAGATGCATATACTGACATACTGTGTTAGTTTAACTTGTAGTGAAAAGTGATGTATCTTCAACGGTAAGATACAGTATAGCTTGTCCTATGGCAGACATGATCGTAGCTTTCGTTTcggataaataaataaataaataaaataaagaaagagagcaataaAGTTGAGCCTcggcatgcatgcatgcagtgTCTGGTGCACTGAGCTTGAGCCATTGGATTCTTTGAAAGGTCCGTAAAATCACGTCGAAGAACCCGAAAAAGGAGCTGCAGTGGGGGCCGTTTTGGTCTTTGAAAAATTGGCATTTTTTACCAAACAGAGGTGTTTCAAATTTTGGGTATGTGAAACGTTAAAAGTTACATCATATCATGGGTATAGTGGGGCCTGATCAAGAAAAATTGTGTGGAGTAGAAGACTTAAGAAAATGTTACGTGGTTGGTTAACTTggtttcattcattttatttattatagctgataagtttaaattttgagattatgTAGTCATAAAACATAATAGATAATCTGATTGGAGATAAAAGAATTTAAACTTCTCCCTATATTTTGTCTAAAGCATTCATTTAGGGAGCCAATTAGATGCTCTTATTTCCTGGATTATACAGAGAAGTTGGCGGATGTGTGGATTTAATTTGATGAgggtcaattttttttacaagatAACTGCAGTTTCTATGGTCGTCTATTGGCTGTGAACTATGTGCATGCACAATCAAGTAAGGGTTCGTGATGGGTCATGCATGCCTAGGGCAAAATCTTGTGTCAAACGCGTAATAGAGTGTTTGTAAGTTGACGTTTCTCTATCCGCATTCAAGTGCATGTTAAATTTGAGGAGACTCCCACGCATATATATGTCAGTTGTAACAATAGACATAGGGTTAACATTATGAAGGTTGATAGAGAACAATTAATTATTCTTGGATAATACATAGCATTAAGTGATACTGTTTGGATCCAAAATTACACTATCAGCCTGAGTAATCGAGGCCGTTGgataaacaaaattttaaaccttTGCATGACAAAATTATTGAAatgattttcaattattattgagaaataatgttgtgattttaatcatgatattatcttttagtaatatattaaattattcaAACCTAATATTTGTCTAAATCTCTATTGATTTGACCATTTGAGATATTGGGATACACACGTCAGTTGCATATTCGAATGGAGTTGCATGCAGAACCAAGTGGAATAATGGGATAAAGGAAGTCATGGTCTTGGATAATGATGACACAAGGAACCTAAGTAGGCTAGGCCTTTTTTCTATGGTATTTTGATGATTAGAAAAAGCATGGCTACTGATGGGTTTTTGATGAAGAGAAGTCTAGGTGTGCTAGAAATATGATGTGATAAGTCTAGATGGACTTTTATTAGGTTTGAAAAGTCTTGGAACAAATCCCATGGCTCAGTTTGAGGGATATACCTTGGTTTCTGATGTGGATCAATTTCAATTCCACGAATTAGAGTTGCAGTGGAACTCTGCAAAATTATATGCCCATGCCAAGCAAAAGATacatccctataaatacaaataTAGAGGCGTTGTGCAACGGAAGAagacctccaattcaacacacaaactaccATGCACaaaccttttcctttttcgccaacacatcttcagtttggataaacagcactgtgaaggcaaccggcgaacatcttcagtttggataaataacatTGTTGcagtagaatcagccgaccgtgaagcaccttcagtttagataaacagcactgtgacatggctgactggttatctatccaagtctcggtcgagaagggttttcgaatccttattggcagaggtcatctcattaaccTTTttgacgaagtgaggtgttacaagttactacattcgacacattgaaagccgaatttgatattgaacttcacagaactagcagccttgtcttcaggctctagaacccgaaggtcgagacgtgttccttcctcgaccgcAATCGCAAAATTCAGAAGTCAGCAGCaaacccaacgcaacatcaacaaattttactcactGGAGGAGCTTGGCCCtcaagttggcacgccctgcacataaccaaatgacgtagttagcttattaattatttGGCCTGCGCGCTACATAGGCTTGATAGTTTTTGGggtcaacaaatacaaataataaatggttgagattgaaaataaaatatttaatagtTGTGTAAATCAAATTTAACGGGTAAGACACTAGTAACACTAAGTGCTACGTACTATTAAAGCTAcactatttttgtttttttaagatGACAGTTAGTGATTTTGCCACAACTGTTCGTTCTTCTTTAAAGGCAAAAAAGATTCGTAGAGGCATTTCCACGTCCTCGGCTTTCTTCGTAATCGTATAATTCACCAACACTAGGGATCTTCTctggatcccttcctcctaatccaccaagtccGGGGATCCGGACTATTAAAAGactgttaaaatttgatcaaacggctaaagttattataacttttaaaatggatACTTGTTTgtaacttttgaatcaaatttcagcGACCAAAATTCCCGAACTTGGAAGATTAGGAGGAAGGAATCCGGATCCCCGCCAAGCTCCTAACATTTTAATTCCAAAAGGCATGCGTGATGATTGGGTACGTTATCTATGGCCTTGTATTCATGTTGTTCAACATAAATACTCGATAACTGCATCCACATACTACTTATAGTGATGATTTGGTTCCTTTTTCTGGTAAAAGTAGTCTCTCACAACCACGCTTTTTCTACATTTCCCCGATTGCATTAAACCGACATCAAAATCTAAAACggtgttttttcttttcattaaaaacaCCAAAAAAGCAGAGACTCGATTTTCCGCTTTGCTCCTATCATTATATATATGGGTCTCAGTCACTAGTTTCGCCACGTATAGCTCAAACTCCATTATATGTTTACAAGGCACTCGTTGTCGATGGGTCGAGCTCTCGAGAGACTGTTGGGCGGCATATTCTTAAACATATGCAATCAAACGGCCATAActcttcattttgatttttgaaatttaaaattaataaaagtggttcatgagatttgaaatcaatagtgGTTTCTGAGTTTGTCCAAcatcaattattttgatcatttcgtgaaattttatgttaaataagaatcaaaatgacaaaaataccctcaatttaataaacaaaggtccaaaatgatttgacaaaattgaggatattttatcattttatccttacttaatggagatttttcacaaGTGGACTAAAATAAGTGATGGTGAACAAACTTAAGGACCACTTCTATAAATTTCCAACCTCAGGGATCAAAGTGAAGATTTATGTTAATATCAATGACCATTTTAGGTAAAAAAAACCTATATTTTATAATGTAATTACAAAATATGGTACATCTCCTATTATAATATAAAGACAGATACTTCGAAAACTATATTATCATTCGATTTATATTTGAAACTTGGTGTACCACCTTATAATACGTGGACAAAATGTGTTAACAACTTTTGCATTTTGATCTTCTCATTTTATCaaatgctatttttattttttaaacataaaaacgagacattttaatatttttgacTTGAGATTGAAGATGAAAAGCAAGAAGTCTAATTTAAAAAGCattaaatgtatttttttgataaaaaaataacacGTTCCatttgataaaagaaaaaaagatccAAATACAGAAACTAGTGTTAATGTTGCTCACATTTCTTCCTATGACACTGAATATTTTCATAAGCTCAATTATGTAAAAGAGGATCTGGTGTTAAACTCTTAGTAATGGGGCAACAATTTCACtctcattttttctttctgccttCCTCGTTTTATTCTCGcttattgattttatttgatttattcaatcataCTGCTACAAAGAAGTgcatcaaaaattaaaaatgcaaAAATCATTTCACTAAGTAATAAGTCCCACACAGCCACACAAGTAATTATATATCGAAGTTTTAACAGAATGAACAAATAATAGGATGAATGCTCACATGGTACATGGGAGAGTTgcagaatataaatatataggaTGAATGAACGCAGCAgctcgagagatttttcagtgtgatcggtatacgggatggtacaccacgtgtcactatacaagtagtgagatatgtgtgccaaaaagttaataacttaaaaaataaaattttccactacTTATATTAAAACACATGTGGTACCACTTTACTTCTATCcgaactaaaaatttctccagctCAGCATAAAACATTAATAATTGATCTCTTCTTATTTCAATATATTTTGGTGGAAATTTGGAAATGTAAATTCCAAAATGGCAGTCGCAGTCGCGGACCAATGATGGCTTCCAGACAGACCTTTGCCGTTTGCCAAAAGCCAAAGTTTAaagataaaattaaaataatatataatgataaacgcAATCTGATCCTGACCTCCAAttatcaaacatttttcataatTAAAGTGCAATGAGATTATTTTTCGAGTGCCTAAGTGCCAAGTATGTTTGAATCTGGACCCTCTCGGTGAGAGGATTTCGGAGATTCGTGAATTGTGTCTGTTTATTGTACATCGTACGACAGAAatcgttttaatttttttatttaaaattgaatattgaTAATACCTGACGAAAATTgatcgtacgatgtacgatgaacggacattaTTCACGAAACCtcaaatcctcacaaagagaatcctaAAAAGATCCTGTAGAAGTATTTTTACCTTCCTATCTCGTAACTTAAATAAAATGAATTTATCGTTATTGTAAAATTCTATTTAATATGTAAGACATTATAATGCTGAGAGAGCCGTCATGTTAGGTGAAATGTTTCATGAAAATCCGTTTCCTACATAGCTCCCATTGATTCAGCAGCGACGCTAGTGGTCTTGTTTATAAATACATTATTATTAGTACTAATGCATGCcaattattttgtgtttttctcgATGGACATGCATAGATGGAagattttatcataaaaaatctCGGTGCGACTATTACATGTTATATTTTGTCTATCTTTCCGACGCATAGTTCTTGCATTCTTTCAATAAAAACATGTGTTAAGATTCAAATTAATCTGGAGTCGATTTGCTATTCTTTCCCAGCTATGTAACCAAcgagaaatggtgaaaaaatgATTTGTTTGGGTTCGAATCCTTCCAATGTAACCGACATACCCGTAGCCTGTAATCCTACGGTGTAAATACAAGCCATGACCAAACTTTTTCAACCCAATCTGGTCGTCGCATGTTCTTCTTCTTGTCCACTTTTCGATGGCAATGAAGGATGTAGCGCAGAAACTCACTTTATCAACCGTGGCATTGCATTATTCAATCAAAACGCAAAAGTGACAATGAACTCATTCCATGTAAATTGCTATCGTTTGGTTGAGCCAACGAGTTGGAATTATTGAGAAACAAGAGCTACTCTAAAGCTGGTAAAAACGAGCAATCTACTGACATCACAATCAAAACGCAAACGTATTTACAGGAAACAAAACATGTTAAGTTCCGAATACCGTGGCCAAGAAACCAAACAAGACAGTCAAGTAGATATGCCACTTCGTCTGGTTTATTAGGCATGGTGATATCGAAAAAATGAGGGAGGTAAACGACTTCAATACAAAATAGCAAGACAAAACTGAAGTGCTATAAAATAGCATAACATATCACAAAACTCATGGTtaaaaaaagagaaacaaaaccATTCCCATGATCTGATAGTTTCCTCTAACCGGTTTAAAAAATGGCGCAGCTACAACATATGCTCGTAAGAACTTTATGCCAATGATGCAATAAAAGTTAGCTTAACTTCAAATCCGAGCCTTTGATAGCCTTGTAATCTCTCGCATTGCAACTATTAGCGACGTAGCCAGGTCTCCCCGTTGTTAGCAATTGTGAAAATCGATTTCAATCTGCAGTCACCAATCAATGAGGAATAAATCAATAACACAAGGGTAAGAGATATCCGACGGTATTATGACCAAAAGTCAGACCGCATCATACAGCAGGCAATACATGTGAAATATCAATTAGTGACCTCAAGAAGTAAACACATTCACCACAGAACCCACGAGTTCGATTCAAGATCAGTAACGAGAAGAGTTCAGAGTGATTCGGGAAATACACGAGTATCCTAACAAAAAGATCAATTCTAACATTGTCCAACTTGAGTCTCTACTACAATAAAAACTCCTCTAACATAACACAAGAATGAGTCGAGACTGAATAAACAAAGTGCGGTTCTCATACATTGATCgatcccctctctctctcagttcAATCCAAGAGTCCATGATAGAAAAACAATGGAATCTAAATCTGAAGAAGAAAGGACTAGAGTTACTCGCCAAGATTTTTTCCTGCAAACTTGCACGGTCTAGTCTAGGTTTAAGTTTAATGACTAAAGGAAACCATTACGTTAATCATCAGGTACCTTTAACATATGCTAAAATGTATACATGATTCAATGAGATTATTAAAATGCTTAAGCCCATAATTATTCAAAGTAACAAAAACGATAAGGAACACAAATGAGACACTACAGTAGACAATGCAGATAGAAAATTACCCTTCAAGCGTCAACCGGCTTATCCTCAACATCATTAGCAGCAACATTCG
Encoded proteins:
- the LOC126587181 gene encoding non-classical arabinogalactan protein 30-like; this translates as MGSPAVFVQLSVLLLSCFAVFGDVITTLPAIPPHHSIHYSHPVASPTHPPAHPPTHGHHHHHPHPHPHPPTHSPVHPPAHSPVHPPAHSPVHPPAHSPIHPPNPHHHHHGHPPAHAPTHVPVQPPSHPPTHHAPPPHPPAHSPVHPPVHPPMYPPKKPFPRSFVAVQGVVYCKSCNYSGVDTLNGAKPVLGATVKLQCNNTKYPLVVKKTTDKNGYFFITAPKTVTTFGAHKCKVSLVSAPSTACSKPSDLHGGLSGALLRPVKPFVSQKLPFLLYNVGPFAFEPKCPR